In Cucurbita pepo subsp. pepo cultivar mu-cu-16 chromosome LG04, ASM280686v2, whole genome shotgun sequence, the following are encoded in one genomic region:
- the LOC111793292 gene encoding pentatricopeptide repeat-containing protein At5g01110, which produces MSSSCPPMAAHRLPLPKPTFRTRILAPTFTYATPLLRANFISFTFHLFYSLPKFHSIHDEAAGSSNHDPVSSSVSASNSFLVEKILFSLKQNNVSSLSNSLFRLNPSALVEVLYGCRENLHLGLKFIDLISSSCPNLKHSSISLSAMVHFLVRGRRLSEAQVCILRMVRKSGVSRVEVVESIVSTCGNFGSIGLVSDLLVRTYVQARKLREGSEAFRILRSKGVSVSINACNSLLGGLVKIGWVDLAWEIFGEVVRGGTELNVYTLNIMVNALCKDGRIANVNLFLSDMEKKGVFPDIVTYNTLISAYCREGLVEEAFELLNSISSKGMEPGLLTYNAIINGLCKIGKYNRAKDVLNQMSQLGLKPDAATYNTLLVEICRRDNISEAEEIFDEMSRHGVLPDLISFSSLISVLARNGDLDLALTYFRNMKSIGLVPDNVIYTILIDGFCRNGAISDALKMRDEMLAQGCLVDVVAYNTILNGLCKKKMLVDADMLFNEMIERGVFPDFYTFTTLIHGYCKDGNMDRALNLFGRMVRTNLKPDIVTYNTLIDGFCKVGDMKKAKDLWDDMIRKDIVPNHVSYGTVINGFCSSGYLSEALHLCDQMVERGIKPNLVTYNTLIKGYCRSADMLKAHECLSKMISNGIIPDRISYNTLIDGYLKDENLGKAFVMINEMEKQGLKLDVITYNLILNGYCAEGRMLEAEQVLRKMIENGVNPDRATYSSLINGHVSQDNMKDAFRFHDEMLQRGLVPDDRF; this is translated from the coding sequence ATGAGCTCGAGCTGTCCTCCAATGGCTGCTCATCGACTTCCTCTCCCGAAACCTACTTTCAGAACCAGAATTCTCGCACCAACTTTCACATATGCAACGCCTTTACTTCGTGCTAATTTCATCTCTTTCACATTTCACTTGTTCTATTCGCTCCCCAAATTTCATTCTATTCATGATGAAGCTGCAGGATCTTCTAATCACGATCCTGTTTCTTCTTCAGTTTCTGCCTCGAATTCGTTTCTAGTGGAAAAGATTTTGTTCAGCTTGAAGCAAAATAATGTAAGTTCTTTGTCCAATTCTCTTTTCCGCCTGAATCCCTCAGCGTTAGTTGAAGTTCTGTATGGATGTCGCGAAAATTTACATTTgggattaaaatttattgatttaatttcttcTAGTTGCccgaatttgaagcactcgtCAATTTCTTTGAGTGCAATGGTTCATTTTTTAGTGCGCGGCAGGAGGCTGTCAGAAGCCCAAGTTTGCATTCTTAGGATGGTAAGGAAGAGTGGCGTATCACGAGTTGAGGTCGTTGAATCTATAGTTTCAACGTGTGGTAATTTTGGGTCGATTGGTTTGGTTTCTGATTTGTTAGTAAGGACTTATGTGCAAGCTAGAAAGTTAAGGGAAGGATCTGAAGCATTTCGAATTTTGAGGAGCAAAGGAGTTTCTGTATCTATAAATGCTTGTAACAGTCTCCTTGGTGGTCTTGTGAAGATTGGCTGGGTGGATTTAGCTTGGGAAATATTTGGGGAAGTTGTGAGAGGGGGCACTGAATTGAATGTTTATACACTGAACATAATGGTCAATGCTCTGTGTAAAGATGGCAGAATTGCAAATGTGAATTTGTTCTTATCAGatatggaaaagaaaggagTTTTTCCTGACATTGTGACATATAATACTCTAATTAGTGCTTACTGTCGTGAGGGGCTTGTTGAAGAAGCCTTTGAACTGTTGAATTCAATCTCTAGTAAGGGTATGGAACCGGGCCTTCTAACTTATAATGCTATCATAAATGGCCTATGTAAGATAGGTAAGTATAACAGGGCAAAGGACGTTTTGAATCAGATGTCGCAACTTGGGTTAAAGCCTGATGCCGCTACATATAACACATTGCTGGTTGAGATTTGTCGACGAGATAATATTTCAGAAGCTGAAGAGATATTTGATGAAATGTCACGTCATGGTGTTCTCCCTGATTTGATTAGTTTTAGTTCTCTGATTAGTGTGCTTGCTAGGAATGGGGATCTTGATTTGGCTCTTACgtattttagaaatatgaAAAGTATTGGTCTCGTGCCTGATAATGTAATTTATACTATTCTTATTGATGGGTTTTGTCGAAACGGTGCTATTTCAGATGCTTTGAAAATGCGGGATGAGATGCTTGCTCAGGGTTGTCTTGTGGATGTGGTTGCATACAATACTATTTTGAATGGGTTATGTAAGAAGAAGATGCTTGTTGATGCAGATATGCTATTCAATGAAATGATTGAAAGGGGCGTGTTTCCGGACTTTTATACTTTCACCACGCTCATTCATGGATATTGCAAAGATGGAAATATGGATCGAGCACTGAATTTGTTCGGAAGAATGGTTCGCACAAACCTCAAGCCAGACATCGTGACATACAACACATTGATTGATGGCTTTTGCAAAGTAGGTGATATGAAAAAGGCGAAGGACTTGTGGGATGATATGATCAGGAAAGATATTGTCCCTAACCACGTTTCCTACGGAACTGTAATAAATGGTTTTTGTAGTTCAGGCTATTTATCCGAGGCATTGCATTTGTGTGACCAGATGGTTGAACGGGGTATCAAACCGAATCTTGTCACTTACAATACTTTAATCAAAGGCTACTGCCGGTCTGCTGATATGCTGAAGGCCCATGAATGCTTGAGcaaaatgatatcaaatgGAATAATTCCCGATCGCATCTCATATAATACCCTCATCGATGGATATTTAAAAGACGAGAACCTAGGAAAAGCTTTTGTTATGATTAATGAGATGGAAAAGCAAGGGCTCAAACTTGATGTTATTAcgtataatttgattttgaacggATACTGTGCAGAAGGAAGAATGCTAGAGGCTGAGCAGGTGTTAAGGAAAATGATTGAGAATGGTGTAAATCCTGACAGAGCCACATATTCTTCTCTGATAAATGGTCATGTCAGCCAAGACAATATGAAGGATGCGTTTCGTTTCCACGACGAAATGCTACAAAGAGGACTTGTGCCTGATGATAGATTTTAG